In Sphaerisporangium krabiense, the DNA window AGGTGGGCGAGCTCGTCGGCGTGGGCCTCGATCAGGTCGGCCAGCCGCCACAGCAGACGTCCGCGCGCCGACGGGGACATGCCCGCCCACGCGGGGTCGCGCAGCGCCTGCCGGGCCGCGGCGATGGCGTCGTCGACGTCGGCCCGGCCCGCCGCGGCGACCGAGCCCATCTCCTCGCCGGTGGCGGGGTCCACGGTGGCGAACTCCCGGCCGTCGGACGCCGGGCGCCATGTCCCGCCGACGAAGAGCCGGCCTGGCCTGCGCAGCCGCGGAGTGCGTGCCGTGTCGTCCGGGATGTCGAGCATCATCGTCATGTGAGGGGCCTGTTCTCGGGTACGGGAGGTCGGTCCCAGCGTGGATCGGGCGTGGCGCGTGCCGCTTGTCCGGCAGCGCACTCTGCTTGCCTGAATGTGCTCAGGTCACGGCTGCGCATCAAGGGCTGTCTCAGCGCAGTCGCCTATGATTTCATATATGAATTGGGGGTGCGGCGTGACGGCCGTACCGGAGAGCACCGTTCGGTACGGAGGTGCGGGCCATGACCGTTCTGGTCCGGACGACCGATGTGGCGATGCGGGAACGCGAGGAACTCTGGCGGCACGCGGTCTCCCGGTCCTTCGTCCCGCTCGACTTCGAGTTCCGCGGCGCGGACGGCTTCACCGGCGAGATCGCCGGCGAGACGCTCGGCACCGTGATGGTCACCGAGGTGACCGCGGCGCCGCACCGCGCCGAGCGCACCGAGAAGCACATCGCGCGCTCCGACGAGGCCGGTTTCTACAAGCTGAGCCTCCCCACCAGCGGGCGCGTGCGGATCGCCCAGGACGGGCGCGAGACCCCGCTGCTGCCCGGCGAGATCGCCATCTACGACACCAGCCGGCCGTACCAGGTCACCTTCGACGGCACCTGCCGGGTGATCATGGTCATGTTCCCGCACCGGGAGCTGCGCCTGCCCGGCAACGCGATGCGCGAGGTCACCGCCCGGCGGGTCTCCGGCAGGCGCGGGCTCGGCGGCGTGGTCTCGCCCATGCTGGTGAACCTGGCCGGCCACATCGACGAGGTCGGCGACTCCCACCCGATGCGGCTCGCCGACAACGTCGTCGACCTGATCGGCACGCTGTACGCGTCCCTGCTCGGCGAGCGCGCCGACGCCACCGACTCGATGCGCATGCTGCTCAACCGCGCCAAGATGTTCATCGCGCGGCGCCTCGAGGACCCCGCCCTCGGGCCCGAGGCGATCGCCGCGGCCTGTTATGTGTCCACCGGCTACCTGCACAAGCTGTTCCGCGCCGAGGGCATGTCGGTGGGGCGCTACATCCGGGAGCGGCGCCTGGAGCAGTGCCGCCGTGACCTGCTCGACCCCGGCTCGCGCGAGGTCGCCGTCAGCGCCATCGGCGCCCGCTGGGGCTTCGTCGACGCCGCGCACTTCAGCAGGGTGTTCAAGGCCAGCTACGGCCTCGCGCCGCGCGAGTACCGGCTCAGCCGTGACCTGGTCCCCTGCGAGCGGATGACCGCCGACGCCCTCTAGCGGCCCGGATCCGGACCCCGCGCCTTGACTCTGGCTGTTCGGGACTTGTCGGCGAGTGCACCGATATATGCCGAACTGTCGCGCCGCGCGGCACACCTTCCTTACGGTTCCGTTAGGTCGCGCGACGGAGGGCAGCAAGTGATGGATCCTGGCCGGTTCTCGGGAAAGGTCGCGCTGGTCACCGGCGCGGGCACCGGCATCGGAGCGGCGGTGAGCCGGCGCCTGGTCGCGGAGGGCGCCGCGGTCGTGCTGTGCGGCAGGCGGGAGGCGCCGCTGCGCGAGCTGGCGGCCGAGCTGGGCGATCGCGCGGCCGTCGTGGCCGGTGACGCCGCCGAGTCCGCCGACGCCCGCGCCGCGGTCGCCGAGGCGGTGGACCGGTTCGGCGGGCTGGACGTGGTGGTCGCCAACGCGGGCGGGCACCGGCCGGGCACGGCGCTGGAGACCGGCGACGACGACTGGCACTACACCCTGCGGATCAACCTCGACACCGCGTTCGTCACCGTGCGCGAGGCGCTGCCGCGGCTCATGGAGCGCCGCGGCAGCGTGGTCGTGGTGTCGTCGATCGCCGGGCTGTTCGCCGGGCCGGGCGTCGCCGGCTACGTGACCACCAAGCACGCGCTCATCGGGCTGACCCGCTCGCTCGCGCGCGACTACGGCCGCCACGGCGTGCGCGTCAACGCGGTCTGCCCGGGCTGGGTGCGCACGCCGATGGCCGACGAGGAGATGGACGCGCTCGGCGAGATGCACGGCATCGACAGGGAGGCCGCCTACGCCCTCGCCACCAAGGACGTCCCGCTGCGGCGCGCGGCCGAGTCCGACGAGATCGCCGCCGTCGTCACCTTCCTCGCCAGTGGGGACGCCTCGGCGATGACCGGCTCGGTGGTGGTGGCCGACTGCGGCGCCACCTGCGTCGACCTGCCCACCCTGGCCTTCGAGCCGCCTCACCCGGAGGTCGCCCCATGACGGCGTCCCAGCCCTTCGCCGTGGAGGAGGGGCCCTCGGAGGGCGTCACCGGAGACCTCGCCGGCAACCGCCTGCCGCGCACCGACCGGCTCGCCGGCCGCGAGCTGCGGATCGCCGAGGACTCCTCCGACGACCTCGTGCTGCGGTTCGGGACCGGCGACACCGTCGCGTGGCGGCGCGGCGCGCGCGGCGGCGAGGACTGGTACGAGGCCGTCGAGGCGCGGCCCGGCGTGTGGTTCCTCACCCTCCGCCGCGCGGACGAGCCGCGGCGCGCCGACGTGCTCGTCGTGCGCGAGGACACCGGCAGGACACTGCGCGTCGCCTCCGACGCCGCGCCCGAGCAGCCGCCCGGGGAGCCGCGGGTGGGCCAGACCTTCACGCCGGGAACGCTCGCCGGCGTCCAGACCTCCGGCGCGGAGCCGCGCCCGACCCGCGACCTCATCGGCTGGCGGGCCCAGTACCGCTACGGCCCCGGTCTCCTGTACGAGCACGTGTACCTGAACAGCGAGCGGTACGCCTGGCAGTGCCTGGCCGGCGCGCAGCGCGGGCAGGGCGACGTCGACCTCGCCGCCACCTGGTCCCTCGGCGACGGGCTGTACGTCTTCACGTTCCGCGAGTTCCTCATCCCGGTCGCCACCACCTGGCTGTACGACCTCGACGCGATGCGCACCACCGGCACGTTCCTCGCCCTCGGCCCGGACGACACGGTGACCTGCGGCGGCGGCGGGGCGTTCATCACCGAGCTCGGCCGGGTCGTCTACCCCGACGAGCAGCCGGTGTGATGACCATGACAGAGACGCCGCGCGCCGCCGATGTGATCGTCGTCGGCGCGGGGACCGCGGGCTGCGTGGCCGCCCGGCGGCTGCTCGACGCCGGCGCCACGGTCCTGCTGGTCGAGGCCGGGCCGGACGGCACGGGCGACCAGGCCATCTCCGACCCCGCCCGCATGCACGAACTGTGGGACAGCGCCGTCGACTGGGGATACCGCACCGTCCCCCAGGCGCACGCGCACCACCGCCGGCTGCACCTGCCGCGCGGCCGGGTGGTGTCCGGGTCGCACGCGCTCAACGCCATGATCTGGGTCCGCGGCCACCGGGCCGACTACGACACCTGGGCCTACCTCGGCAACCCCCGCTGGTCGTGGGCCGACGTCGAGCCGGTGTTCCGGCGCGTCGAGGCCGAGCACGGCGGCCTGCTGCCGGTGCTGCGCGACTACGAGCCCGACCCGGTGCAGCGTTCGATCGTCGAGGCCGCGGTGCAGGCCGGCGTGCCGTTCGACGACGACTACAACGACGGGTCGCCGGACGGCGTGTCGTTCATGCGGTTCACCATCCGCGACGGACGGCGGCTGACGACGGCCGACGCCTATCTGGGCCCGGTGCGCGACCACCCGCGGCTGCGCGTGCTGACCGGAGCGCACGTGCGGCGGCTGCTGTTCGACGGCACGCGCTGCGCGGGCATCGAGTACGTGCGGGACGGGGCCGCCGGGCGGGTCCGGGCGGACCGGCACGTCGTGGTCGCCGCCGGCGCGATCGGCTCGCCCGTGCTGCTCCAGCGGTCCGGCGTCGGCGACCCCCTGACGCTGCGCCCTCTGGGCATCGACGTGGTCGCGGCGCTGCCCGGCGTGGGCCGCAACCTTCAGGACCACTGGCTCGTGCCGGTCATCTTCGGCACCACCCGCACGCCCGGCGTCCCCCGCGGCCTGCCCACCACGCAGAGCCACCTGTTCGCGCGCAGCAGGCCCGAGCTGCCCGTCCCCGACCTGCAACCCCTGCACTTCGGGGCGCCGCTGTACGCGGACTGGATGTCCGGCCCGGCCGACGGCGTCTCCCTGATGGCCGGCCTGGTCCGCCCCGCGAGCCGCGGCCGGGTCACCATCGCCGGCGCCGACCCCGACGCCGCGCCGCTGATCGACCCGCGGGTGCTGTCGTCGCGCGCCGACCTGGACGCGCTGGCCGCGGCGGTGGAGCTGTGCCGGGAGATCGGCACGCGGCCGGCGCTGCGCGGCGAGTGGGGCGCCGCCGAGCTGTACCCGGGCACGCTCGGGGCCACCCGCGAGCTGCTGGACGACTACATCCGCGAGTCCGTGGTCACCTACCACCACCAGTCCGGCACGTGCGCGATGGGCGGGCACGAGGAGGCCGTCGTGGACGAGGAGCTGGCCGTGCACGGCGTCGAGGCGCTGAGCGTCGCCGACGCCTCGGTCATGCCGACCGTGACGACGGGCAACACCAACGCCCCGACCGCCATGATCGCCGAGCGGGCCGCCGAGTTCCTGGTCAAGCGGTTGTGACGCGCGGCCGGCGCGTCTCGCCGGCCGTCAGTGCAGCCGTTCCCGCTCGGTGGCCTGCGGTGTTCGCGGCGCCGTGCCGCCCTCCGCCTCTTCCTCGGCCAGGGCCGTGCGGCGGCCGGGGATCGCGATGAACCGGTAGGCCCCCCAGGCCACGATCCGGGCGAGCGCGATCCCGCACGTCATGGCGATCGCGCTCGCGCCGCCGATCGAGGCGACCGGCGCGAGCAGCGCCCCGAACATGAAGCCGCTGCCGCCGAACAGCGCCGCGGCCGTCCCCGCGTTCGCCGCGTGGCGGACGAGCGCGAGCGCCGTCGCGTTGGGCGAGGCGAGCGCGCCCGACGCGACGGTCAGGAACAGGGCGGGCAGGAAGACCGCCAGGGGCGCGTGCAGCAGCGCGGCGGCCAGACAGAGCACGCTGGCGACGACGGCCACCACCGCCCCGCCGATCAGCAGCGGTTCCGGCCGCAGCCGGCGCAGCAGCAGCGCGTTGACGTACCCGCTCAGCATCAGGCCCACCGAGTTGACGCCGAAGATGAACGAGAACACCTGCGCGCTCACGCCGTAGCCGCCTTCGAGCACGAACGCGCTGACCGAGATGTAGATGAACAACGCCGCCCCGCCGACGCTCGACCCGAGCGCGCAGCCGAGGAACACCCGGTCGCGCACCACGGAGCCGAAGCCCTCGCGGACGCGCCGCAGCCCGCCGACGTGCCGCAGCTCCGGCCGCAGCGTCTCCGGCAGCGCGGTCACCGCGACCACCAGCAGCACCGAGATCCCGCCGAGCGTGACGAAGATCCCGCGCCAGTCGGTCACGTACAGCAGTTGGCCGCCCAGCACCGGCGACACGATGGGGGCGATCCCCCCGACCAGCATCAGCAGGGACAGGATGCGCGCCATCCGCTGCCCCTCGTACATGTCGCGGACCATCGCGCCGACGATCACCGTGCCGGCCGAGCCGGCCAGCCCCTGCACCAGGCGCAGGGCGTTCAGCGTCGCCATCGAGGGGGCCACGGCGCACAGCAGCGACACGATGGCGTAGATGACCACGCCGACGAACAGGGGGCGTTTGCGCCCGATCCGGTCGCTGAGCGGCCCGATGAAGAGCTGGCCGGTCGCCAGGCCGATGAGGCACATCGAGATGCTCCACTGCGCCGCGCTGTCGGAGGCGTGGAGCTGGTGGGCCATCTGCGGGAGCGCGGGCAGGTACAGGTCAATCGACAGGGGGCCGAACGTGGACAGCGCGCCCATGACGAGCAGTACGCGGCGCTTCGGCCGCACGGGGACGGAACCGGTGGTATGGATCTCGCTCACGCGGGCGTGTGCTCTCCCTTGGTCGGGGCGCCCACCCTGGAGGCAGGCGCCACCAGGGGAAAGTGACACGCCACGTGGTGTGTGCGCCCGCCGGGCGGGGCCGGTGGGCCGGCCTCGGCGCCGCCCGCCACCGGGCTGAGCGGCGGCTCCAGCGTCGCGCAGACGTCCTGCGCCACCGGGCAGCGCGTCCGGAACCGGCAGCCGCTCGGCGGGTCGGTGGGGGAGGGCGGCTCGCCGGGCGCGCCGAGCCTGCGCTTGGCCCGCTCGACGGCGGGGTCGGCGACCGGGATCGTGTCGAGCAGCGCCCGCGTGTAGTGGTGGCGCGGCGTCGTGTACACGTCCTCGGCGGGGCCGACCTCCACGACCTTGCCGAGGTACATGACCGCGATCACGTCGGACAGGTAGCGCACGACGGCCAGGTCGTGGCTGATGAACAGGTACGTCAGCTCGCGCTCGCGCTGCAGGGCGCGCATCAGGTTCAGCACCTGCGCCTGGATCGACACGTCGAGGGCCGACACCGGCTCGTCGGCGACGATCAGCGCGGGTTGCAGGGCCAGCGCGCGGGCCAGGCCGATGCGCTGCCGCTGCCCGCCGGAGAACTCGTGCGGGTACCGTTCGGCGGCCCGCCGGGGGAGTCCGACCGCGTCGAGCAGCTCGTCGACGCGGCGGTCCCGGTCGCGGCTCGTGCCGACCCGCTGGATCTCCAGGGGTTCGCGCAGGATCGCCCGCACCCGCATCCGCGGGTCGAGGGAGCCGTAGGAGTCCTGGAACATGAGCTGGATGTGGCGGCGCTCCAGCCGCCCCTCCTTGCCGCGCATCCGGTCGATCCGCCGGCCGCGGAAGAGGATCTCCCCGCTGGTGGCCCGTTCGAGGCCGACGACCAGGCGTCCCAGCGTGGTCTTGCCGCACCCGGACTCGCCGGCCAGGCCCAGGGTCATGCCGCGCTCGACGCGCAGGCTCACCCCCGCCACGGCGCTGACCTCGCCGGTCTTGCGCTTGAGTATCGCCCCGCCGGTGACGGGGAAGTCGCGCACGACCTGCTTGATCTCCAGCAGCGGGGTGCCGTCCTCGGGGATCGGCGTGGTCGGGGCCACCCAGGAGCGGTCGGAGACCCGCGCGGCGCCGCCGTTCCCGGGGTCGCCGGACTCCGCGCCCTCCTGCGTACGGGCCTCGGCCGCCGGGGCGGGCGGGAGGTCCTCCGTGGGCGGGCCGGACTCCTCCCGGGGGTGGAAGCACGCGTACTCGTGGGCGAGACCGTCCAGGCGCACCGTCGGCGGGTCCTGGTCGCGGCACGCGTCGGTCGCGAAGCGGCAGCGCGGGGCGAACCGGCACCCCGGCGACGCCTCGGTCAGGTCCGGCGGCAGTCCGGGGATCGTGTACAGCCGGTGGGTCCGCCCGGCGGCGCGCTCCGGCAGGGCTTCGAGCAGCGCCTCGGTGTAGCGGTGCCGGGGCGCGGTGAACAGCGCCTCGGTGGCGGCCAGTTCCACGACCCGGCCGGCGTACATCACCGCGACCCGGTCGGTGTGCCCGGCGATCACGCCGAGGTCGTGGGTCACGAGGATCACCGCCATGCCCAGTTCCTCGCGCAGCCGGTCGATCAGCTCCAGGATCTGCTTCTGGATCGTCACGTCCAGCGCGGTGGTCGGCTCGTCGGCGATGAGCAGCTTCGGACGGCAGATCAGCGCCATCGCGATCATCACGCGCTGCTGCTGCCCGCCGGAGAGCTGGTGCGGGTAGTCGTCGTAGCGCCGCGCCGGGTTGGGGATGCCGACCGAGGCGAACATCTCGACCACGCGGTCGCGGGCCTCCCTCTTGGAGGCGCCGGTGTGCAGCAGCAGCGCCTCGGCCACCTGCACGCCGACCGGCACCACCGGGTTCAGCGAGATCGTGGGGTTCTGCGAGATCAGGCCGATCTCCGCGCCCCGGATCCTGCGCAGCTCCGCCTCCGGCAGCCCCACCAGGTCCACGCCGCCGAAGAGGATCCGCCCGCCGGTGATCCGCCCGCCCGGCGGCAGCAGCCGCTCGATCGACATCGCCGTCATGGTCTTGCCGCTGCCGGACTCCCCGACCAGGCCGAGCGTCTCCCCGGCGGACAGCGTCAGGTCGACGTGGTCCACGGCGCGGACGACGGCGTGCTTGAGCCGGATCTCGGTGGACAGCCCGCGCAGCTCCAGCAACGGCGCCGCGCCGGTCGCGGCCCCAGCGGCGGACGTCGATGCCGTTCCCGTTGCCATGTGCGTGCCGTCCCTCTCAGAAGTCCCCGTGGGCGCGGGCGTCGCCGGCGGCACGCTCATCGGCGCCGCAGCCTTACCTCGACGGCGTCCCGCACGCCGTCCCCGATGAAGTTCACCGCCACGACGACGAAGATGATCGCCAGTCCGGGCGGGTAGATCAGCCACCAGTCGTTGGTGTAGATGAAGTTCACGCCGTTGTTGAGCATGCCGCCCCAGTCGGTGGCGGGCGGCGAGATGCCGAGGCCGAGGAAGCCGAGGTAGGCGACCACGAGGATCGCGTCGGCCACCTGGAAGGTCGCGTTGACGATCACCGTGCCGGCGACGTTGGGCATGATGTGCCGCAGCACCGCGCGCCAGGACGTGCCGCCCATGACCCGCACGGCCTGGACGTACTCGCGCACCCGCAGCGACAGCGACTCGCCGCGCACCAGGCGCGAGGTGATCAGCCACGCCGTCAGCCCGAAAACGAAGATCATCATTCCCATGCTGGGCTTGACGATCGTGACCAGCACCAGCAGCAGGAACAGCGCCGGGATGGCGAGCAGCGCGTCGACGACGCGCATCATCACCGTGTCCACCAGCCCGCCGAAGAACCCGGCGACCGCGCCCCACAGGGTGCCGATGACGGTCGAGATGGCCGCGGCCGCGAACCCGATCGTCAGCGAGACCTGACCGCCGGCCATCAGCCGTCCGAGCTGGTCGTACCCGGCCTGGTCGGTGCCGAGCGGGTGCCCCGGCGTGCCGGGGGACAGGTTCACGGCGGCCAGGTCGGTGTTGATCTGGTTGGTCCGGTAGATCAGCGGCCCCAGGAAGCAGAACAGCAGCGCCGCCACCAGGATCACCAGGCCCGCCACCGCGAGCCGGTTCTCCAGGAACGCCTCGAGGCCGAGACGCCACATGCTCTTGGGCCTGCCGCCGGGCAGCTCCTCCGCCGCGGCGACGACGCGCGGCACCCGTTCACTGTCGTGGACGCTCATCCGGCCAACCGCACCCTCGGGTCGAGTACCGCGTAACAGATGTCGGCGACGAGGTTCCCGGCGACGGTCGCGACCGCCGTCACCAGGACGACGGCGAGCTCGATCGGATAGTCCGACGCCTGCGCCGCCTGCCAGAACAGCAGCCCCATGCCGGGGAAGTTGAACAGCGACTCGGCGATCAGCGCGCCGGCGAACAGCGCCGGCAGCGAGAGCCCGAGCAGCGTCACGATCGGGATGATCGCGTTGCGCAGCACGTGGCGGGTCATCACGCGCAGGCCGGAGCAGCCCTTCGCCTGGGCCGTGCGCACGTACTCCTGGCCGATGTTGTCCAGCACCGAGGACCTCATGTACCGCGCCCCGATGGCGATGCCCGACAGCGACAGCACGATGATCGGCAGGATCATCGAGCGGAAGTCGGCGAACAGCCCGGCGACGCTGTCGGTCTGCGGGGCCTGCGGCGGGAAGACCTCCAGTTGCTGGGAGAACAGGGAGATCAGCACGATGCCGAGGAAGAACGACGGGGCGGCGTAGAAGACGAACGCCGCCCACGTCGCCGCGTAGTCGAACGTCCTGCCCCGCCGCACGGCCTGGTAGATGCCGACCGGCACCGAGATCGCCACCGTGAGGGCCAGCGCCAGGAGGTTGAGCACCAGCGTCTTCGGCAGCCGGTCGGCGATCAGGGCGCCGACCGACTGGTTGAGCTTGTAGGAGAAGCCGAAGTCGCCGCTGGCCCAGTTGCGGAGCATGCGGAAGTACTGCACCACCGCCGGGGCGTCGAGCCCGTTGGCCTTGTTGAACTCGCGGATCTGGTCCGCCGTCGCCTTCGCCCCGATGATCGCCCTGGCGGGGCCGCCGGGCAGTTGGTGGAGCAGGACGAAGACGACGACGGTGACCACCAGGACCACGAAGACCGCCTGGCCGATCCGCCGCACGAGGTAGCCGAGCATTTACTTCCTTCTACTCGTGGGGGCAGGACGCGACGCCGGTCACTCGAAGTACCAGTCCTCGGGGCTGAGGAAGCTGTACGGGTTGGACGGCAGGTACCCCTTGAGGCCCTTGGCGTAGGCGGTCACGCCCGCGCCGAACGGCGTCCAGATGCCGGGGAGCTTCTTGGAGGCGGCGGCCGCGTAGTCGAGCATGGCCTGGTCGCCGGTCTCCTCGTGGGTGGCCTTGATCAGCTTGTCGAGCTCGGGGTCGCCGAAGCTGCCGAAGTTCGCGCCGGCCCCGCTCCCGAAGATCATCTCGCCGCCGGGGTAGTACACGTAGTACCAGCCGCCCGCGGACATCGCCCACGTGCACGAGGCTCCCGAGCAGGGCACGACCGTGCCCGACAGGACGTTGCCGGGCATGGGGTGCAGCGAGATGTCGATCCCGGCCTTGCCGGCGTTGGACTTCAGCGCCTGGGCGTAGGTGTCCTGCGACACCTGGCCGGCGAAGTACAGGAACTCGAAGCTCAGCTTCTGCCCCTGCTTGACGCCCGCGCCGCACTCGCCCGCCCCGGTGCCGGGCTTCGCGCAGGTCGAGGCGCCGCCGGGGACCACGTTCCAGCCGTTGTCGGACAGGTACTTCTTCGCCGCCTCGATGTCGAACGGGTAGGCGTAGTTCTTCTGCGCGTCCGGCACCCACTTGCTGTCCGGGTACAGGGGCACCGGCCCGGTCGTCTCCACGCCGTACCCCTTGTAGATGGCCTTCAGCAGCGCCTTCTGGTCGACGGTGGAGGCGAGGGCCTGGCGGAAGTACTGCTGTTTGAAGACCGGCCCGAGCGTGGGGTTGTTGTAGTTGAGCACCAGGAAGCTGATGCCGTATCCGGGGAAGCCCGGCACCATGTCGTAGGAGTTCTTGACCGGGTTCGACCCCGGCTGCAGCGGGTCGCCGCCCTCGGGCTTGTCGCCCGGCAGCGCGTTGGCCGGGATGTAGCCGACGTCGAGGGTCTGCCCGGCGCGCAGCACGTTGTACTCGGCCGAGTCGCTGGTGAACGGCACGTAGACGAACTGCTTGATCTTCGGCTTGTCCGGGCCGGAGTACTTGTCGTTCGGCACCAACGTCGCGTTGCCCGTGGTGTCGAAGCTCTTCAGCCGCCACGGCCCGTTCACCACCTGCCACAGCGGGTTGGTGGCGTACGACGGGAGGTCCTTCGCCTGCGCGAGCAGGTGGTCGTACACCGGCGGGCAGCCGTCCTCGGAGGTCGAGCAGGTGCCCTTCTGCCCGGGGCCGGTGACGTTCCACGCCTCGGGGAACGGGAAGATCTGGCTGAGCTGGGCGAAGGTGTACCAGTCGGTGTTGTACGCCTTGTCCAGCGTGAGCACGACGGTCTTCTCGTCGGTGGCCTTGGCCGTGACGATGTTGTCGGGGATGTAGCCGGGCACGTAGATGCCGAGCTTGCTCTTCTGGGACTTGGCCATGTTGATCCAGAAGATCACGTTCTGCGCGCTGAGCGGCGTGCCGTCCGACCAGTTGTACGGCTTGAGCTTGATCGTCACGGTCTTGCGGTCCGCGCTGTACTGCGGCAGCTCGGCCACGCTCTTGTCGGGGTTGATGACGGTCTTGCCGTCCTTGCCGAACCAGTACAGCGGCCGGAACATCAGCTCCTGGAACGGCAGGTTCACCGGCGTCAGGTGCGCCGGGTCGGGGAACGGCCAGATCCAGTTCGGCGGGGAGCCGGGCGGCAGGGCGTACTTGACGACTCCGGCCTTGGCGCCGGGAGCCTTGCCCGCGCCGCCGGCGCCATTCGAATTAGAGGTGCTGCATGCGGTCGCGCCTATC includes these proteins:
- a CDS encoding peptide ABC transporter substrate-binding protein yields the protein MLIAAAALLMIGATACSTSNSNGAGGAGKAPGAKAGVVKYALPPGSPPNWIWPFPDPAHLTPVNLPFQELMFRPLYWFGKDGKTVINPDKSVAELPQYSADRKTVTIKLKPYNWSDGTPLSAQNVIFWINMAKSQKSKLGIYVPGYIPDNIVTAKATDEKTVVLTLDKAYNTDWYTFAQLSQIFPFPEAWNVTGPGQKGTCSTSEDGCPPVYDHLLAQAKDLPSYATNPLWQVVNGPWRLKSFDTTGNATLVPNDKYSGPDKPKIKQFVYVPFTSDSAEYNVLRAGQTLDVGYIPANALPGDKPEGGDPLQPGSNPVKNSYDMVPGFPGYGISFLVLNYNNPTLGPVFKQQYFRQALASTVDQKALLKAIYKGYGVETTGPVPLYPDSKWVPDAQKNYAYPFDIEAAKKYLSDNGWNVVPGGASTCAKPGTGAGECGAGVKQGQKLSFEFLYFAGQVSQDTYAQALKSNAGKAGIDISLHPMPGNVLSGTVVPCSGASCTWAMSAGGWYYVYYPGGEMIFGSGAGANFGSFGDPELDKLIKATHEETGDQAMLDYAAAASKKLPGIWTPFGAGVTAYAKGLKGYLPSNPYSFLSPEDWYFE